The Chiroxiphia lanceolata isolate bChiLan1 chromosome 4, bChiLan1.pri, whole genome shotgun sequence genome contains a region encoding:
- the MRPS18C gene encoding 28S ribosomal protein S18c, mitochondrial, with amino-acid sequence MAARAVSAQGPWRRLVPAALWARPRRLQHEGQPQAQPEHPDQPIQMENPYKEPPKRCILCEINVDYKNVQLLSQFVSPYTGCIYGRHITGLCHKKQREVTKAIKRAQVLGFMPVVLKNPQFLTDPKICNIKYPE; translated from the exons ATGGCGGCACGGGCCGTGTCGGCGCAGGGTCCCTGGCGGCGGCTGGTTCCCG CGGCGTTGTGGGCGCGCCCGCGCCGCCTGCAGCACGAGGGGCAGCCCCAGGCGCAACCCGAGCACCCCGACCAG CCTATACAAATGGAGAACCCTTATAAGGAGCCTCCAAAAAGATGTATCTTATGTGAAATAAATGTTGACTACAAGAATGTGCAG CTTCTTTCCCAGTTTGTTTCTCCTTATACTGGGTGCATTTATGGCAGACATATAACAG GCTTGTGCCACAAGAAGCAGAGGGAAGTTACAAAAGCCATTAAAAGAGCTCAAGTACTTG GATTTATGCCAGTTGTGCTTAAGAACCCACAATTTCTCACAGACCCCAAGATATGTAATATCAAGTATCCAGAGTAA
- the ABRAXAS1 gene encoding BRCA1-A complex subunit Abraxas 1, whose amino-acid sequence MEGESTSALLSGFVFGALAFQHLSTDSDTEGFLLGDVKGEAKNSITDSQMDDVEVVYTIDIQKHIPCYQLFSFYNSAGELNELALKKILSGCKKSVIGWYKFRRNTDQTMTFRERLLHKNLQSHLSNQGLVFLLLTSSVMTESCSTYRLEHALHRPQEGLFQKVPLVVTNLGMAEQQGYRTVSGSCVSSGFVRAVRQHRSEFFHEDGSLQEVHKINEMYATLQEELKKICFTVEVSERSVEKLLAEVRQLKEEIKRKKQQGCSGEGRNYTGEPKENVLLCQALQTFFPNSGLQTCIVSFKGQQILKSCCNINHNINVTDKLTLMVEERDFTEAETRHLTKRKVRGTTTVSKSFKKSRSLQLHRESLADPEDSDQDRKLTLSSTESDEDVLEKNRDTNEYPHSPTF is encoded by the exons ATGGAGGGCGAGAGCACCTCGGCCCTGCTTTCGGGCTTCGTCTTCGGCGCGCTCGCCTTCCAGCACCTCAGCACCGACTCGGACACG GAAGGTTTTCTCCTTGGAGATGTGAAAGGTGAAGCCAAGAACAGCATTACTGACTCGCAAATGGATGATGTTGAAGTTGTTTATACAATAG ATATACAGAAGCATATTCCCTGCTACCAGCTGTTCAG cTTTTATAATTCTGCAGGAGAACTGAATGAACTTGCCCTGAAGAAAATACTATCAGGCTGTaagaag AGTGTAATAGGATGGTACAAATTCAGACGCAACACAGACCAGACCATGACATTCCGGGAGAGACTTCTCCATAAGAACCTGCAGTCACACCTATCAAATCAGGGTCTTGTATTCCTTCTATTAACCTCTAGTGTGATGACAGAAAGTTGTTCTACTTACAGACTGGAGCATGCCTTACATCGGCCACAGGAAGG TCTTTTCCAGAAAGTCCCTTTGGTGGTTACCAATCTGGGTATGGCAGAACAGCAAGGCTACAGAACAGTGTCTGGCTCCTGCGTATCTTCTGGCTTTGTGAGAGCAGTAAGACAACACAG GTCAGAGTTCTTTCACGAGGATGGATCCTTGCAAGAGGTTCATAAGATAAATGAGATGTATGCCACTTTGCAGGAGGAACTCAAG aaaataTGCTTTACAGTAGAAGTCAGTGAACGATCTGTAGAGAAACTCTTAGCAGAGGTGAGgcaattaaaagaagaaataaagaggaaaaagcaacaaGGTTGTTCAG gagaagGCAGAAACTACACAGGAGAGCCAAAGGAGAACGTTCTCCTTTGTCAGGCACTGCAAACATTTTTCCCCAATTCTGGACTTCAGACATGTATTGTTTCCTTCAAAGGCCAACAGATATTGAAGAGCTGCTGTAACATTAACCATAATATTAACGTCACGGACAAACTGACTCTCATGGTAGAGGAAAGAGACTTCACTGAAGCTGAAACAAGACATCTAACCAAGCGTAAAGTCAGAGGGACCACAACAGTATCAAAGTCATTCAAGAAATCCAGATCATTGCAGCTTCACCGAGAATCACTTGCAGACCCAGAGGACAGTGACCAGGACAGGAAGCTTACACTGAGCAGCACTGAATCAGATGAGGAtgtgttggaaaaaaatagagacaCAAATGAATACCCACACTCTCCTACTTTCTGA